Part of the Halomarina litorea genome is shown below.
ACGGGTCGCGCGGCGACGCCACTCTCTCGGACGCCCACGCGGGTGCGGACAACCGGGACGCGGTGCGGGCGAACCTCGACCTCGAACACCACACCCGGTTCGACGGCGAGGCGGTGGCCGTCGACGGGTCGCCCTTCGAGGCGTTCCTGCCGACGACGCTCGAACACGAGTTCGTCGACTGGTTCGTCCGCGACCTGCTGTTCGAGGTGCGCGAGACGGGCCACGCCGACGCGCTCCGGGCGCTCTACGACGTGGTCCCGGACGTCGACCGCGCGGAACTCCACGGGTCGGTCGACGTGGAGGACGGCTCCGTCGACTTCGACGTGGTCTGTCGCGACCGCCTCGGGAACCCGCTGGTCTGCGTCGACCTCCACGACTCCCGGAACCCGGCGACCGCCGAGGAGATGGAGGCGCTGCTGACGAGTGCGAACGAGGTGGCGTCGGTCCACGACGGGTTCGCGGGGGCGTTCCTCGTCGCGTCGAGTTTCTTCGACCCGGGCGCGCTCGAACTGGCCGACGAGGTGACCGCAAGCGGCGGGTTCCTCGGTGGCGGCAAGCGCGCGAGCTACGTGCGCGTGACCCGCAAGCGGGGCTACCACCTCTGTCTCGTGGAGGCGAGAGAACGCCGCTTCCACGTCACCGTACCGGAGCTGTAGGAGTCGTTCGAACTGCAGTATCAGCCGTTCAGGATTCGATTTCCGCCATCTCGTCTATCTTCATTCCCTCCAGCTTGTCGATGATCTCGTCGACCTTGCCGTCGAGGTCGGAGACGAACTCCGAGGTGGTCTCCGTCGTGATGGCACCCTGGCTGGAGGGTTCGATGAGGTTCTCCTCTTCGAGGACGCGCAGCGAGTAGCGAACCTTGTGATGCGGGTAGCCCGTCTCGTTGGACATCTTGACGATGCCGATGGGCTCGTTCTCGATGACCATCTTCAGAACCTGAAGATGGCGCTCGAGCATGTCGACTTCCTTCTCAAGTCGGTCTATCATGGCAATTGTTAACTTGTGTTTGCAGCATTTAAGAGTTGCTGTCCGTTTCGCCGGAAGGAGCGTGGCAATGCGTTCCCGCGGAGAGGATATAACAGTTGTGGCAGGAGTCCACAAGGTTCCGTATCGTAACGGGTATGGCCCGCGACTCGGAAGGTGCGCGCGATGACTGTCACTATCGTCGGGTCGCAACTCGGCGACGAGGGGAAAGGCGGTATCGTCGACCTCTACGGCGACAGCGCCGACGTGGTCGTCCGCTATCAGGGCGGCGACAACGCCGGCCACACCGTCGTCCACGGCGACGAGACGTACAAGCTCTCGCTGGTTCCGAGCGGCGCGGTCCGGGGCAAGACGGGCGTGCTGGGCAACGGCTGTGTCGTCAACCCCGAGACGCTGTTCGAGGAGGTCGACGCACTCGCAGAGCGCGGACTGGACCCCGACGTGCGCGTCGCCGAACGCGCCCACGTCATCCTCCCGTACCACCGCGTCCTCGACGGCATCGAGGAGGCCGAGAAGGAGGACCTCGCGGCGGGCACCACCGGGCGCGGCATCGGCCCCACCTACGAGGACAAGGCCGGTCGCCGCGGCATCCGCGTCGGCGACCTGCTGGACGCCGATGTCCTGCGCCAGCGACTGGAGTACGTCGTCCCGCAGAAGCGCGCGCTCTACTCCGAGGTGTTCGGCGGCGACCCCGACGACCCCGAACTCGACGGCGCGTTCGACGTCGAGACCCTCTTCGAGCGGTACCGTACCTACGGCGAGCGAATCGCCGAGGAGGGCATGGCCGTCGACTGCGGGGCCTTCCTCGACGACCGACTCGAGGCCGGGGACGACGTGATGATGGAGGGCGCACAGGGCACCTCCATCGACATCGACCACGGCATCTACCCCTACGTCACCTCCTCGAACCCCACCGCGGGCGGGGCCTCGACGGGCACCGGTCTCGGTCCCACCGTCGTCGGGCAGGGCGAGGTCGTCGGCATCGTGAAGGCGTACCTCTCGCGAGTCGGCACCGGTCCCCTCCCGACCGAGATGGGTCACGTCGAGGGACAGACGCCCGAGGACGGCGGCGACACGAGCGACGAGGCCGAGGAGATCGCCACCTACATCCGCGACGAGGGCGGCGAGTACGGCACCGTCACGGGTCGCCCGCGCCGCGTCGGGTGGCTGGACATGCCCATGCTCCGCCACGCGGCCCGCGCGAACGGCTTTACGGGCCTCGCCGTCAACCACCTCGACGTGCTCGCCGGACTGGACCCCGTGAAGGTCGGCCACGCCTACGAGATGGACGGCGAGGAACGACGCTCGATGCCCGCGACCACCGAGCAGTGGGGTCGCTGTACGGCCACCTACCGCGAGTTCGACGGCTGGGAGGCCGTCGACTGGGCCGCCGTCGCCGAGGAGGGCTACGACGCCCTCCCCGAGAACGCGCGCACCTTCCTCGAGTACATCAGCGACGAACTCGACACGCCCATCTATGCCGTCGGCGTCGGTCCCGGCCGCGACGAAACCGTCGTCGTCGAGAACCCCTTCTGACCCGCTCCGGCCGAGCGACCGACCCGGCACGCTTTTGACGGGATGCCCCGATTTCGGGGTATGAAGGAATCCCTGATGGATATCCTCTGCTGTCCGCTGGACAAGCAGGACCTCGAACTCGAAGTCGTCCGGCGCGACGAGAACGAGGTGCTGGAGGGTCGACTCGTCTGTACCGAGTGCGGTGAGGAGTACCCCATCGAGGACGGCATCCCCAACCTCCTCCCGCCGGACATGCGTGACGGCGCGCCGGCCTGAGGGCCTAGAGCTTTTTCACCACCACCCCCCACCCTACTGCCCGTGACCGGAAGCCTCGTCGTCGACCTGAACCAGGACGGACTGCACACGCTGTCCGTCCCCGCTACGTTCGAGACCAGCGAGAGCTTCGACGTGCGTCTGAAGAACCACGGCGAGGCCGCCCACGTCTACCTCCACCTCGACGACGACCTCTCGGCGGTGGCCGCCCTCGAGGGGAGTCACCACTACATCACGAGAGACGACATCCAGGTCGTCCACGTCGCCGTCGCGGACGGCGCGCGCGCCTCCGGGACGCTGGAGGTGACGACGGCCCACGGCGGGACGACCGAACGAGTCACCGTCGACGTGGGTCCGCAGGAACGCGAAAAGCCCAGCGTGGAGGTCGACGAGTCGCTGTCGAACCCCGCGCCCCGCGAGGAACCCGACCCGCTGGAGTCGTTCGGCGGGACGGAGCGGCTTCCCGTCCTCGCCCTCGGCGGGGTCGCCGTCGTCCTCGCGCTCTCGACGCTCGCCGTCGACGGCACCGCCGCGATGGTCCTCGGTGCGCTCGCGGTGCTGACGGCCGTCGTCGCCGCCGCCTACGTGGCGCTCAGTCGGGAGTAGCGACCCCTCGCTACCCGTCCCGCCGACGACCTGTCCCGCCATCGACCGGGTGGGGCGTGCCGTCCTCGGACAGGCTGAGACGCCGCTCCCGGTCGGTGCGGGGGACGACGCCCACGGCACCCCCAGTCCCACGTCGGAGATGTTGCGAAAGAACGTCTCGTAGCTTCCGGCCTCGACGACGTACAGTTCGGTCCAGAAGCCGACGCCGCCGCCCTCGTCTCCCTCGTCCTCGTACCACGTCCACGCCGGGACGTGGAGGCCGTCCGGGTCGTTCGCGAAGCGCTTCAGGTCCGCCAGCGACCGCCAGTACTGGATGGCCGCGCCGGTTCGCAGGCCCATGAACGCCGGCTGGTAGCCCAGGAAGCCGCTGTCCGGGTCCGCCTCCAGTCGCTCGAACATCGCGGCGAGTTTCCGCCCCGCGGCGACCCACTCGCGGACGGCCCGGAGTCTGTTGAGTCGCATCCCGTCGACGTACACCCGAGGCTCCCGTCGATGTCGGCGACCATCCGGCCAGTGTCGGAACGCACCGTGCGCAGAGGG
Proteins encoded:
- a CDS encoding methytransferase partner Trm112; the encoded protein is MKESLMDILCCPLDKQDLELEVVRRDENEVLEGRLVCTECGEEYPIEDGIPNLLPPDMRDGAPA
- a CDS encoding adenylosuccinate synthase, with translation MTVTIVGSQLGDEGKGGIVDLYGDSADVVVRYQGGDNAGHTVVHGDETYKLSLVPSGAVRGKTGVLGNGCVVNPETLFEEVDALAERGLDPDVRVAERAHVILPYHRVLDGIEEAEKEDLAAGTTGRGIGPTYEDKAGRRGIRVGDLLDADVLRQRLEYVVPQKRALYSEVFGGDPDDPELDGAFDVETLFERYRTYGERIAEEGMAVDCGAFLDDRLEAGDDVMMEGAQGTSIDIDHGIYPYVTSSNPTAGGASTGTGLGPTVVGQGEVVGIVKAYLSRVGTGPLPTEMGHVEGQTPEDGGDTSDEAEEIATYIRDEGGEYGTVTGRPRRVGWLDMPMLRHAARANGFTGLAVNHLDVLAGLDPVKVGHAYEMDGEERRSMPATTEQWGRCTATYREFDGWEAVDWAAVAEEGYDALPENARTFLEYISDELDTPIYAVGVGPGRDETVVVENPF
- a CDS encoding DUF7524 family protein, giving the protein MTGSLVVDLNQDGLHTLSVPATFETSESFDVRLKNHGEAAHVYLHLDDDLSAVAALEGSHHYITRDDIQVVHVAVADGARASGTLEVTTAHGGTTERVTVDVGPQEREKPSVEVDESLSNPAPREEPDPLESFGGTERLPVLALGGVAVVLALSTLAVDGTAAMVLGALAVLTAVVAAAYVALSRE